Proteins from a genomic interval of Providencia stuartii:
- a CDS encoding FliM/FliN family flagellar motor switch protein → MLNIRRISPREVQMRAWQQRYQPDADVVVPKSGERYFRLTLVSEKETVQGLMHVGEWCDYRWPTLIHYAWDALNEADLVSLFHSEYPRTLFFSERFRCRNIEIIDDESVTQHWLCVHESHLGKVLLSSPINGVARQPVENRFIECLRLQADWILGHSDISVKLLQSIELHDVLYIQKLQLHMSIAGRLFARFQKQQEGQFMIEEMIDSETENNTEASTEALIDEVVQPFDVNTLSVKLTFVLGHSEITINELANMQLGSIYSIGENKEREVKVYANKQFIAEGELIYIGDSDELGLEITRLGNLGDRRL, encoded by the coding sequence ATGTTGAATATTCGTCGTATTAGCCCACGAGAAGTGCAAATGCGCGCTTGGCAGCAGCGTTATCAACCTGATGCCGATGTCGTTGTACCTAAATCAGGGGAGCGTTATTTTCGTCTGACGTTAGTGAGCGAGAAGGAAACCGTACAGGGGCTCATGCATGTCGGTGAATGGTGTGATTATCGTTGGCCAACATTGATACATTATGCATGGGATGCCCTTAATGAGGCAGATTTGGTTAGCTTGTTTCATTCTGAATACCCTAGGACTCTTTTTTTCTCCGAACGTTTCCGTTGCCGAAATATTGAAATTATTGATGATGAGAGTGTCACTCAGCATTGGTTATGTGTGCATGAGTCTCACCTAGGAAAAGTGTTGCTGTCCTCTCCAATTAATGGGGTAGCACGGCAACCAGTCGAAAATCGTTTTATAGAATGTTTGCGATTACAAGCAGATTGGATATTAGGCCATAGCGATATCAGCGTGAAGCTGTTGCAATCCATCGAATTACACGATGTGTTGTATATCCAAAAATTACAACTGCATATGTCAATTGCAGGGCGTCTGTTTGCCCGTTTTCAAAAACAACAAGAAGGCCAATTTATGATTGAGGAAATGATTGATTCGGAGACTGAAAATAACACTGAGGCGTCAACGGAAGCACTGATTGATGAAGTCGTGCAACCATTTGATGTAAATACGTTATCGGTCAAACTGACATTTGTATTAGGTCACAGTGAAATCACGATTAATGAGTTAGCGAATATGCAGCTTGGCTCAATATATTCCATTGGTGAGAATAAAGAGCGCGAAGTTAAAGTTTATGCAAATAAACAGTTTATTGCGGAAGGGGAGCTAATCTATATTGGCGATAGTGATGAGTTAGGTTTAGAAATCACCCGTCTTGGCAATTTAGGCGATAGAAGGCTTTAA
- a CDS encoding type III secretion system protein, translating to MKYRFVEALNSFLNDMGRSDLINPQLDCHSNIQLEMNDAPAINIDLSSDDVIIWCHLAEYSAARFDSVSQNLLNMIIQYPPRNFQPGQPALNLVDDVFVLSAVMKETALSHAQQFADSFEEFFERSNLFRTALVG from the coding sequence ATGAAGTATCGTTTTGTTGAAGCATTAAATTCATTTTTAAATGACATGGGGCGTAGTGATTTAATTAATCCTCAATTAGATTGTCATTCAAATATTCAATTAGAAATGAATGATGCACCAGCGATTAATATTGACCTTTCTAGTGATGACGTAATTATTTGGTGTCATTTAGCGGAGTATAGTGCAGCAAGGTTTGATTCTGTCAGTCAGAATTTGCTAAATATGATAATTCAATATCCACCACGTAATTTTCAACCAGGTCAACCGGCATTAAATCTTGTCGATGATGTTTTCGTTCTGTCCGCGGTCATGAAAGAAACGGCATTAAGTCATGCACAGCAGTTTGCTGATAGTTTCGAAGAATTTTTTGAACGTAGCAATTTGTTCAGAACAGCATTAGTTGGCTAA
- a CDS encoding EscR/YscR/HrcR family type III secretion system export apparatus protein encodes MSIVSNEIPLLAVISLATLLPFLIAAGTCYLKISIVLIMVRNAMGVQQVPSTMALNGIAMLLSLFVMMPVVQDINHYMREEKVDFTRVESVDNFVEGGLGRYKAYLLKYSDPELVNFFESVQKGTNEEINYIEEGQTTLFSLLPAYALSEIKSAFEIGFYIYLPFVVIDLVISSILLALGMMMMSPVTISVPVKLILFVAIDGWSLISKGLVMQYFELAQQ; translated from the coding sequence ATGTCTATCGTATCTAATGAAATTCCGCTATTAGCTGTTATTTCTCTTGCTACATTACTGCCGTTTCTTATTGCGGCAGGTACCTGCTATCTCAAAATATCTATTGTATTAATTATGGTACGTAATGCGATGGGGGTACAGCAGGTACCGTCAACGATGGCATTAAACGGTATTGCAATGCTGTTATCTTTATTTGTCATGATGCCCGTTGTTCAAGATATTAATCATTATATGCGTGAAGAAAAGGTGGATTTTACGCGTGTGGAATCGGTCGATAATTTTGTTGAAGGTGGATTAGGCCGTTATAAAGCATATTTACTAAAATATTCCGATCCTGAACTCGTCAATTTTTTTGAGTCCGTACAAAAAGGCACGAATGAAGAAATTAATTATATAGAAGAGGGTCAGACAACACTTTTTTCATTATTACCTGCTTATGCATTAAGTGAAATTAAATCTGCATTTGAAATTGGTTTTTATATCTATTTGCCTTTTGTGGTCATTGATCTGGTGATCTCTAGCATTCTTTTAGCGCTCGGTATGATGATGATGAGCCCTGTCACTATATCAGTGCCGGTAAAATTGATTTTATTTGTAGCTATTGACGGGTGGTCGCTCATTTCCAAAGGACTAGTGATGCAATACTTTGAATTAGCACAACAATAA
- a CDS encoding EscV/YscV/HrcV family type III secretion system export apparatus protein: MNKFTGFLLAIRNRPELMVLVIMVMVIAMLIIPLPTILVDLLIGLNIMISVLIFMSSFYITRILNFQSFPSILLISTLFRLALSISTSRLILLEADAGEIIATFGEFVIQDNLVVGMVVFAIVTIVQFIVITKGSERIAEVAARFSLDAMPGKQMSIDADLRAGVIDEATVKERRGDLEKESQLFGSFDGAMKFIKGDAIAGIVIIFVNLIGGISVGMAQQGMDISSALNTFSLLTIGDGLVAQIPALLISISAGFIVTRVGGNDKNLGQNIVSELFANDFTILITALIVLFMGFLPGFPTAIFIFLSALLSIIFFVRFWKKRKDKTYQQTQAERVNVGTEITEGETQRENSAIEEEYIPETLPIIISVNQQYKKSLEEKNFLARFKKDVFIRYGYRIPDIAINYSPIVPNNKIIILINEVKAGEYDICFGGHRLLTVSDELEYLGIELIHFTDEYGAVSSWITNQDIEQVEQLGLMIRDDVTEMIDCVSTLLLRHINEFFGIQETKNLLDDLENKYPELLKECYRHSTVQKVTEVFQRLLMEKISVRNMKLIVETLVQWAPKEKDSLMLVEHVRTSMSRYISSRFAVEGRLNVLMVNSVFEDTIRQGIRQSAGGVYLHLEPETTNELIQSAELALENSYLSARDITVLVPVDIRRFVKKILEGRFPELEVLSFNEVSDMVKVNIIKTI; the protein is encoded by the coding sequence ATGAATAAGTTTACTGGATTTCTTTTAGCGATCCGTAATCGGCCAGAATTGATGGTATTAGTGATTATGGTGATGGTCATCGCGATGCTCATTATTCCGTTACCGACGATATTGGTCGATTTACTGATTGGCTTGAATATTATGATCTCAGTACTTATTTTTATGAGTTCTTTTTATATTACTCGGATCCTCAATTTTCAATCCTTTCCCTCAATTTTATTAATCAGCACATTATTTCGCCTTGCTTTATCGATTAGTACTAGTCGACTGATCCTATTAGAAGCTGACGCTGGGGAAATTATTGCCACCTTTGGTGAGTTTGTTATTCAAGATAACTTGGTTGTTGGGATGGTCGTATTTGCGATTGTAACCATCGTACAATTTATTGTTATTACTAAAGGTTCTGAACGTATCGCGGAAGTGGCTGCTCGTTTTTCGCTTGATGCGATGCCCGGAAAGCAAATGAGCATTGATGCTGACTTACGGGCAGGAGTTATTGATGAAGCAACGGTCAAAGAGCGCCGAGGTGATTTAGAAAAAGAGAGTCAGCTATTTGGTTCTTTTGATGGTGCGATGAAGTTTATTAAAGGAGACGCAATAGCTGGGATTGTCATTATTTTTGTTAACTTAATCGGTGGGATTTCCGTTGGTATGGCACAACAGGGAATGGATATCTCTTCTGCGCTGAACACGTTCTCATTATTAACCATCGGTGATGGACTTGTTGCGCAAATCCCTGCGTTACTTATCTCTATCAGTGCTGGTTTTATTGTCACCCGAGTGGGTGGCAACGATAAAAACTTGGGACAGAATATTGTTTCTGAGTTATTTGCCAATGATTTTACGATCCTCATTACCGCACTCATTGTTTTATTTATGGGGTTCTTACCTGGGTTTCCGACAGCGATATTTATTTTCTTATCAGCGCTCTTATCGATAATATTTTTTGTCCGTTTTTGGAAAAAACGTAAAGATAAAACTTATCAGCAGACACAAGCTGAGCGCGTTAATGTGGGTACAGAGATAACTGAAGGAGAAACACAAAGGGAAAACAGTGCTATTGAGGAAGAGTATATTCCTGAAACGCTACCCATTATTATTTCTGTCAACCAACAATATAAAAAATCACTTGAAGAGAAAAATTTCTTAGCGCGTTTTAAAAAGGATGTGTTTATTCGCTATGGCTATCGAATACCCGATATTGCCATTAATTACTCACCGATTGTACCTAATAATAAAATTATCATTTTAATAAATGAAGTCAAAGCAGGTGAGTATGATATCTGTTTTGGCGGTCATCGTTTATTAACAGTGAGTGATGAGCTGGAATATTTAGGGATCGAGCTAATACATTTTACGGATGAGTATGGTGCAGTGAGTTCTTGGATTACTAATCAAGATATCGAGCAAGTTGAACAATTAGGATTGATGATACGCGATGATGTAACAGAAATGATTGATTGTGTTAGCACGCTTTTATTACGTCATATTAATGAGTTTTTCGGTATTCAAGAAACTAAAAATCTACTTGATGATCTAGAAAACAAATATCCGGAGTTATTAAAGGAGTGCTATCGGCATTCAACAGTGCAAAAAGTCACGGAAGTTTTTCAACGTTTATTAATGGAAAAAATTTCAGTTCGTAATATGAAATTAATCGTTGAAACCCTTGTCCAGTGGGCGCCAAAAGAAAAAGACAGTTTGATGTTAGTCGAGCATGTTCGAACGTCGATGTCGCGTTATATCTCTTCCCGTTTCGCTGTTGAAGGCCGCTTAAATGTATTAATGGTGAATTCTGTATTTGAAGACACCATTCGCCAAGGTATTCGGCAATCGGCAGGCGGGGTTTACTTGCATCTCGAACCCGAAACAACCAATGAATTAATTCAATCTGCGGAATTAGCCCTTGAAAACAGCTATCTCTCAGCTCGGGATATTACGGTATTGGTTCCTGTTGATATCCGCCGTTTTGTGAAAAAAATCCTTGAAGGACGCTTTCCTGAGTTAGAAGTTCTCTCATTTAATGAGGTTTCTGACATGGTGAAAGTGAATATTATTAAGACAATATAA
- the sctN gene encoding type III secretion system ATPase SctN, which produces MKLFDYCAHPARIHGCLMEAPLHGVFIGEICIVERSLASSECLAKAQVVGFKEGLTVLSLIGRIQGLTREVVIRPTGQSFVFAMNEQLSGKIFDAAGELVGTLGEPVRESVLNESKLMRIDSPPVSVTSRRAIDEPLITGIRAVDGLLTCGLGQRIGIFAAAGSGKTSLMNMIINHAEADIHVVALIGERGREVIEFIDELQNSPHAGQTILIYATSDSPPIERCNAALLATTIAEYFRDLGRNVLLFVDSMTRYARALRDVALAAGELPARRGYPASVFEQLPMLLERPGRLQKGSITAFYTVLIESEDEADPIGDEIRSILDGHIYLSHKLAGKGHYPAIDILHSISRVSSKVTTEKHQQFAIKVRERLSRLEQIQLYLELGEYQRGESIDNDNALDKKEEIEQFLKQKINEAEHFDAMLNQLSHLAS; this is translated from the coding sequence ATGAAACTATTTGATTACTGCGCGCACCCAGCGCGCATTCATGGCTGTTTGATGGAGGCACCGTTACACGGTGTTTTTATTGGCGAAATTTGTATTGTTGAACGTTCTTTAGCCTCAAGTGAATGTCTCGCAAAAGCACAAGTTGTCGGCTTTAAAGAAGGGCTGACAGTGCTGAGCTTAATTGGTCGAATCCAAGGATTAACTCGCGAGGTTGTTATCCGCCCAACAGGACAATCTTTTGTGTTTGCAATGAATGAGCAACTGTCTGGCAAAATCTTTGATGCTGCCGGTGAGCTGGTTGGCACACTCGGTGAACCAGTAAGGGAAAGTGTGTTAAATGAATCGAAGTTAATGCGTATTGATAGCCCACCTGTCAGTGTTACCTCAAGGCGCGCTATTGATGAACCTCTCATTACTGGAATTCGAGCTGTCGATGGTTTATTAACTTGTGGGTTAGGGCAACGCATTGGTATTTTTGCGGCCGCAGGCAGCGGCAAAACATCGTTAATGAATATGATCATTAACCACGCTGAAGCGGATATTCATGTGGTGGCTTTAATTGGGGAGCGTGGTAGAGAGGTTATTGAATTTATTGATGAATTGCAAAACTCACCTCATGCAGGTCAGACTATTTTAATATACGCGACCTCAGATAGTCCTCCAATAGAACGCTGTAATGCCGCTTTACTGGCGACAACAATTGCGGAATATTTTCGTGACCTTGGACGCAATGTGTTGCTTTTTGTGGACTCCATGACTCGTTATGCAAGGGCCTTACGGGATGTTGCATTAGCTGCGGGTGAATTACCTGCTAGACGAGGTTACCCCGCATCTGTTTTTGAACAACTTCCCATGTTGCTTGAGCGACCCGGACGTCTCCAAAAAGGGTCGATAACCGCGTTTTACACGGTGTTAATCGAAAGTGAAGATGAAGCAGACCCTATTGGTGATGAGATCCGTTCGATTTTAGATGGGCATATTTATTTAAGTCATAAGCTAGCCGGAAAAGGGCATTATCCCGCTATTGATATTCTGCATAGTATTAGCCGCGTCTCCTCGAAAGTAACAACAGAAAAACATCAACAATTCGCGATTAAAGTCCGTGAGCGGTTATCGCGATTAGAACAAATCCAATTGTATTTAGAGCTTGGAGAATATCAGCGTGGTGAAAGTATCGATAATGATAATGCGTTAGATAAAAAAGAGGAAATAGAGCAATTTTTAAAACAAAAAATCAATGAAGCAGAACATTTTGATGCAATGTTAAATCAACTCAGTCATTTGGCATCCTAA
- the sctS gene encoding type III secretion system export apparatus subunit SctS: MDAIIYSSNKAMLLIVILSAFPIIVATVVGLFVGLIQTVTQLQEQTLPFGIKLLAVFGSLFMISGWLADKVMSYALEVFTMAIPAIGSLG, from the coding sequence ATGGATGCAATTATTTATAGTAGCAATAAGGCGATGTTACTGATTGTTATATTATCGGCATTTCCTATTATTGTTGCGACGGTTGTCGGCTTATTTGTTGGCCTGATTCAAACGGTGACGCAACTTCAAGAGCAAACATTACCTTTTGGTATTAAGTTACTGGCAGTGTTTGGTTCTTTATTTATGATTTCAGGTTGGTTGGCTGATAAAGTCATGAGCTATGCGCTAGAAGTATTCACAATGGCAATTCCTGCCATAGGGTCGTTAGGATGA